From the Bdellovibrio reynosensis genome, one window contains:
- a CDS encoding DMT family transporter: MKAPFEGTFFWLFKPKKTTTYDMSLGPLLLLFSALLHAAWNALAKSTKDKESFLFLTILLSGLITLVLVLTGTGFQLPNATATKIAIFSGVLEGLYFLTLSKALNASTLGASYAIMRGGAMVVVWIISSIFLGEAFHGQHLAGAFLILSGILVMNGGNSGLLLNLGWQENKWSYLSAIFIAGYHLCYHQALVHKAETKSLFCVAMLVSLPFLAWGLRKNPVTRIKFTLQNHGKRVAATGAAATASFLIFLYGLEVTAPGLAISLRNSSIFFAVLFSLLLKEAITRYQIIGATTVGLGALLLSL, translated from the coding sequence ATGAAAGCCCCCTTTGAAGGCACATTTTTCTGGCTCTTTAAGCCTAAAAAAACTACAACTTACGATATGAGTTTAGGCCCCCTTTTACTTCTCTTCTCTGCCCTATTGCATGCTGCCTGGAATGCCCTGGCAAAATCCACGAAAGACAAGGAAAGCTTTCTTTTTTTAACCATCCTTTTAAGCGGACTTATCACCCTGGTTTTGGTTTTAACAGGCACCGGGTTCCAACTTCCAAATGCGACGGCAACCAAGATTGCTATCTTTTCCGGTGTGCTTGAGGGCCTGTATTTTTTAACTCTTAGTAAAGCTTTGAATGCCTCTACCCTTGGCGCCTCCTATGCGATTATGCGTGGCGGAGCCATGGTTGTTGTTTGGATTATTTCTTCGATTTTTTTGGGTGAAGCCTTTCACGGTCAGCATTTAGCCGGCGCGTTTTTAATTCTTTCAGGAATCTTGGTGATGAATGGAGGCAACTCCGGATTGTTATTGAATTTAGGATGGCAGGAAAATAAATGGTCTTATCTGAGCGCCATTTTTATCGCCGGCTATCATCTTTGTTATCACCAGGCCTTGGTTCATAAGGCAGAAACAAAATCCTTGTTCTGTGTAGCGATGCTTGTGTCATTGCCATTTTTAGCGTGGGGCTTAAGAAAAAATCCGGTCACAAGAATTAAATTCACTTTGCAAAATCATGGCAAAAGAGTCGCGGCCACAGGTGCAGCCGCCACCGCGAGCTTTTTAATATTTCTTTATGGGCTTGAAGTCACAGCGCCGGGCCTTGCGATTTCACTGCGCAATAGCTCCATTTTCTTTGCTGTGTTGTTTTCGTTATTGTTGAAGGAGGCGATCACCCGATATCAAATAATCGGTGCGACGACGGTGGGCCTGGGCGCCCTGCTTTTAAGCCTATAG
- the queA gene encoding tRNA preQ1(34) S-adenosylmethionine ribosyltransferase-isomerase QueA, whose translation MKISDLDFQFPEELIATTPARPSRVMWVNTSGHPEEITIADLISRIPAGDVLVLNNTRVLKRRVFSDDIEILFLKQLNATDWEVLFPSKKFKVGATLALPLGVTMTLFEKGRPQKVRLDKEVSEDYFQQVAELPLPPYIQKARDQRHTVDADESWYQTAWAKEPGSFAAPTASLHFTQSDLTNLKSRGVNIVEVTLHVGLGTFLPVTADDLDDHDMHEEYVEITAEAWKQISDAKKQGRKIWALGTTSTRSLESAGQGILKGSPQEGYQGFTKLLIQPGYEFKIVDRLLTNFHQPQSTLLALVAGFSSLERLKACYLWAVERKFRLFSYGDLSVWAADASRVEAPRAQAEAVSGLDKKV comes from the coding sequence ATGAAAATTTCCGACTTAGATTTCCAATTCCCAGAGGAGCTTATTGCGACTACTCCCGCACGCCCATCCCGCGTGATGTGGGTGAATACATCTGGACACCCAGAGGAAATCACCATCGCCGATCTTATCTCTAGAATCCCTGCCGGTGATGTGTTGGTTCTTAATAACACCCGCGTTTTAAAGCGCCGGGTTTTTTCTGATGACATCGAAATTTTATTTCTAAAACAGCTCAACGCCACGGACTGGGAAGTTTTATTTCCATCAAAGAAATTCAAAGTCGGCGCAACACTTGCACTTCCTTTAGGAGTGACGATGACCTTATTCGAAAAAGGTCGCCCACAAAAAGTCCGTTTGGATAAGGAAGTCAGCGAAGACTATTTCCAGCAAGTGGCAGAACTGCCTCTTCCGCCCTACATTCAAAAAGCCCGCGATCAACGCCACACTGTGGATGCGGATGAATCTTGGTATCAAACGGCTTGGGCCAAAGAGCCGGGAAGTTTTGCAGCTCCCACAGCAAGTCTTCATTTTACTCAAAGTGATCTTACAAATCTTAAATCTCGCGGCGTGAATATCGTCGAAGTGACTTTGCACGTGGGTCTTGGCACTTTCTTGCCAGTGACGGCTGATGATCTTGATGATCATGACATGCATGAAGAATACGTCGAGATCACTGCCGAAGCGTGGAAGCAGATTTCTGACGCCAAAAAGCAAGGCCGTAAAATCTGGGCCCTGGGCACGACCTCTACGCGCTCTTTGGAAAGTGCAGGACAAGGCATACTGAAAGGTTCCCCGCAAGAGGGATACCAGGGGTTTACTAAATTATTAATCCAACCCGGCTACGAATTTAAAATCGTCGATCGTTTGCTGACGAATTTTCACCAACCGCAATCCACGCTACTTGCATTAGTGGCAGGTTTTTCAAGCCTTGAAAGACTAAAAGCTTGCTACTTATGGGCGGTTGAGAGAAAGTTCCGTCTCTTTTCTTACGGCGATTTATCTGTCTGGGCGGCGGACGCCAGCAGAGTCGAAGCGCCCAGGGCGCAGGCTGAAGCAGTATCCGGTTTAGATAAAAAGGTGTGA
- the tgt gene encoding tRNA guanosine(34) transglycosylase Tgt, whose translation MLDGGKTTMTSEMGLGEFKVHATAGNARRATLMTAHGPVQTPVFMAVGTKATVKAMTPEELKDCGTQVVLGNTYHLHLRPGEKTIAKMGGLHKFMNWHGPILTDSGGFQVFSLSQLRNMSEEGVEFRSHLDGAKHFISPEKSMEIQMDLGSDIIMAFDECLQYPATEEEIDKSMALTYRWLLRSKAAMTRKESLLFGIVQGGLSLKHRLKSMEQICSVELPGYALGGFSVGEPIHLMHELLPHVAPKMPANKPRYLMGVGTPTDLIIAIDSGIDMFDCVMPTRVARNGTIFTWQGKVSIKRSEYREDSSPLDPECDCYTCTNYSKAYLRHLFLSGEILGSRLNTIHNIHFYMKLMELARKAIEEGRWEAFRDDCLTRFVKKER comes from the coding sequence ATGTTAGACGGTGGTAAAACTACGATGACTTCTGAAATGGGCTTAGGTGAATTTAAAGTTCACGCAACTGCGGGCAATGCCCGTCGCGCAACCTTGATGACAGCTCACGGTCCGGTGCAAACTCCAGTGTTCATGGCAGTAGGTACGAAAGCGACTGTTAAAGCGATGACCCCGGAAGAATTAAAAGACTGCGGCACCCAAGTTGTTCTGGGTAACACGTACCATCTTCATCTTCGCCCTGGCGAAAAAACCATCGCAAAAATGGGTGGCTTGCATAAATTTATGAACTGGCATGGCCCGATACTGACGGACTCTGGTGGTTTCCAAGTTTTCTCGTTATCGCAACTTAGAAACATGTCTGAAGAAGGTGTTGAATTCCGCTCGCACTTAGATGGTGCCAAACACTTTATCTCTCCAGAAAAGAGCATGGAAATTCAAATGGACCTGGGTTCAGACATCATCATGGCTTTTGATGAATGCTTGCAATACCCGGCGACTGAAGAGGAAATCGATAAATCCATGGCTTTAACTTACCGTTGGTTGTTGCGCTCAAAAGCCGCGATGACTCGTAAGGAAAGTTTGTTATTCGGGATCGTGCAAGGGGGCTTAAGTCTTAAGCATCGCTTAAAAAGCATGGAGCAAATCTGTTCTGTAGAGCTCCCAGGTTATGCTTTAGGTGGCTTCAGTGTAGGTGAGCCGATTCATCTTATGCATGAATTGCTTCCGCATGTGGCGCCTAAAATGCCAGCAAATAAGCCGAGATATTTGATGGGCGTGGGAACTCCAACGGACTTGATCATTGCAATTGATTCAGGAATCGACATGTTTGATTGCGTCATGCCTACTCGTGTGGCACGCAACGGAACTATTTTTACTTGGCAAGGTAAGGTCAGTATCAAGCGCAGTGAATACCGTGAGGACAGTTCTCCTCTAGATCCAGAATGTGATTGTTATACGTGCACGAACTATTCAAAAGCCTACTTGCGTCACCTGTTCCTTTCAGGGGAGATTTTGGGTTCGCGCTTAAATACTATTCACAACATTCATTTCTATATGAAGTTGATGGAACTTGCCCGCAAAGCCATCGAAGAAGGCCGTTGGGAAGCCTTCCGTGATGACTGCCTGACGCGTTTTGTAAAGAAAGAGCGCTAG
- the yajC gene encoding preprotein translocase subunit YajC encodes MLFGLLVSTAYAQTAPAGGQPSAFEMFVPFIFIFVIFYFLIIRPQAKRQKDHQKFLSEVKRGDEVVTSSGILGTVEGITDQFVTLEIAPGVRVKMLRSQIATSQKAATAEDKK; translated from the coding sequence ATGTTATTTGGACTTCTTGTATCGACAGCTTATGCTCAAACTGCCCCAGCGGGTGGTCAGCCTTCAGCCTTTGAAATGTTCGTACCGTTTATCTTTATCTTCGTTATTTTCTACTTCCTTATCATTCGCCCACAAGCCAAAAGACAAAAAGATCATCAGAAGTTTTTGTCTGAGGTAAAACGTGGTGACGAAGTCGTAACTTCATCAGGCATCCTTGGCACTGTGGAAGGTATCACAGACCAATTCGTTACTTTGGAAATCGCTCCTGGCGTGCGTGTTAAGATGCTTCGCAGCCAGATCGCAACATCTCAGAAAGCAGCAACAGCAGAGGACAAAAAATAA
- the secD gene encoding protein translocase subunit SecD, translating into MEGLRWRTILAALGVAASIVWVLPNVVNFGEKSWWPSKQKLNYGLDIQGGLHLVMGVDVDGVVKESTTRLIGSMKAEMQKENVAVADVKSEKPEQGEVQFVVAKAEDRAGVEKFLSEKYSTVLQVISSTDTTVTARYFDAYLNDYKNRVIQQAIETIRNRIDEFGVAEPSITQQGANRILIQLPGMADAERAKQLINTTAKLDFMIVSDEVQPQALQAMIADAEKAGNYTMASMKYTDYVAKVNEDLKGKIPEKTTVYFEKSANATTMEAGAIPYLLKTDTNLGGDALDDAFVGYDQYGAPQVSLRFNSAGAAKFADITGNNVNRQMAIVLDKIVKSAPSIRDRIAGGEAVITLGSARDRNSGMDEAKMISTALRAGALPASLEQLEERRVGPTLGADAIDKAKMGSYVGALIIVLFMIVYYRSMGAVASVALGLNVLGIFALLTSFGATLTLPGIAGIALTVGFAVDANVLINERIREELRLGHGIRVAVKEGYHRAMSAIIDSNVTVAATAVVLLYFGTGPVRGFAVTLLIGIVTSMFANVFVSKVIVDTLVYKFNLKKLSV; encoded by the coding sequence ATGGAAGGACTTCGTTGGAGAACCATTCTCGCAGCATTAGGTGTGGCAGCCTCAATCGTTTGGGTATTGCCAAATGTCGTTAACTTTGGCGAAAAATCATGGTGGCCATCTAAGCAAAAACTAAACTATGGCTTGGATATCCAAGGTGGTTTGCACTTAGTTATGGGCGTTGACGTGGATGGCGTTGTTAAAGAAAGCACGACACGCTTGATCGGTTCTATGAAAGCAGAAATGCAAAAAGAGAACGTTGCTGTGGCAGATGTAAAATCTGAAAAGCCAGAGCAAGGTGAAGTTCAATTCGTGGTAGCAAAAGCTGAAGACCGCGCGGGAGTTGAAAAATTCTTGAGCGAAAAATACAGCACGGTTTTGCAGGTGATCAGTTCTACTGACACTACAGTAACAGCTCGTTATTTTGACGCTTACTTAAATGACTATAAAAATCGCGTGATCCAACAGGCGATTGAAACTATCCGCAACCGTATCGACGAATTCGGTGTGGCAGAGCCTTCAATCACTCAACAGGGCGCAAACCGTATCTTGATTCAATTGCCTGGGATGGCTGATGCTGAAAGAGCAAAACAGCTTATTAATACAACGGCAAAACTTGATTTCATGATCGTGTCTGATGAAGTTCAACCGCAAGCATTGCAAGCCATGATTGCTGACGCTGAAAAAGCCGGCAACTACACAATGGCTTCAATGAAGTACACGGACTACGTAGCGAAAGTGAACGAAGACCTTAAAGGAAAAATTCCTGAAAAGACGACTGTTTATTTCGAAAAGTCTGCAAACGCGACAACTATGGAAGCAGGAGCCATTCCTTACCTTCTTAAAACAGATACTAACTTGGGCGGTGACGCTCTTGATGACGCTTTCGTAGGTTACGACCAATACGGTGCGCCTCAAGTTTCTTTGCGTTTCAACTCTGCGGGTGCAGCAAAATTTGCTGATATCACAGGTAACAACGTGAACAGACAAATGGCGATCGTGCTAGATAAAATCGTAAAATCAGCTCCAAGCATCCGTGACCGTATCGCGGGTGGTGAAGCGGTGATCACACTGGGCAGTGCCCGTGATCGTAACTCTGGCATGGATGAAGCAAAGATGATTTCAACGGCACTTCGTGCCGGTGCTTTGCCTGCATCTTTAGAGCAACTTGAAGAGCGCCGTGTAGGTCCTACTTTGGGTGCGGATGCCATTGATAAAGCAAAAATGGGCTCTTACGTAGGTGCGCTTATCATCGTCCTATTCATGATCGTGTACTACCGCTCTATGGGGGCAGTGGCGAGCGTGGCATTGGGTCTGAACGTTTTGGGTATCTTTGCATTGTTAACTAGCTTCGGTGCGACTTTAACTCTTCCGGGTATCGCGGGTATCGCGTTGACTGTAGGTTTTGCGGTCGATGCGAACGTACTAATCAACGAACGTATTCGTGAAGAACTTCGTTTAGGCCACGGCATTCGTGTCGCGGTTAAAGAAGGTTATCACCGTGCGATGTCTGCGATTATCGATTCCAACGTAACGGTGGCAGCAACTGCGGTGGTTCTATTGTACTTCGGTACGGGCCCAGTGCGTGGTTTCGCCGTGACTCTTTTGATCGGTATCGTGACTTCAATGTTCGCGAATGTATTCGTTTCAAAAGTGATCGTTGATACACTTGTGTATAAATTCAATCTGAAAAAATTGTCAGTGTAG
- the secF gene encoding protein translocase subunit SecF: protein MTIKNDSFGRFDFVGKAWLFGGISLLLVVASLVYLAVNGINYGIDFKGGTEIQVKFAGGVQIDEIRKSVDDLKLGEVGVQSFGEGNEYIVRFQGRQGATDKETNEILNADLTKIKDTITTQFAAAQPDIRRVDTVGPQVGAELKRNGLLAVFYCLLVILIYVALRFDYKFAPGAVLCLAHDAIITLAVFVAVGKEVNVAILAAIMTLIGFSLNDTIVVFDRIRETEGHYHEKGYGFIINRSINEMLVRTIITSGTTFVSALCLYIFADGTVADIAFAICVGIFFGTYSSIYVAAPLVLLMEKLNAKKA, encoded by the coding sequence ATGACTATTAAAAATGATTCTTTTGGCCGTTTTGATTTCGTTGGAAAAGCCTGGTTGTTCGGGGGCATTTCCCTTTTATTGGTAGTCGCTTCTTTAGTTTACCTAGCAGTAAACGGAATCAACTACGGTATCGACTTTAAGGGTGGTACTGAAATCCAGGTTAAATTCGCAGGCGGGGTTCAAATCGATGAAATCCGTAAATCTGTGGATGATTTAAAACTGGGTGAAGTAGGTGTTCAGTCTTTCGGTGAAGGCAATGAATACATCGTTCGTTTCCAAGGTCGCCAAGGTGCTACTGATAAAGAAACGAATGAAATTCTAAATGCAGATCTTACGAAGATCAAAGATACGATCACGACTCAATTTGCAGCGGCTCAACCTGACATTCGTCGTGTTGATACCGTGGGTCCGCAAGTGGGTGCTGAATTAAAACGTAACGGTTTGCTAGCAGTTTTCTACTGCTTACTGGTAATCTTGATCTACGTTGCTCTTCGCTTTGACTATAAATTTGCTCCAGGCGCGGTGCTGTGTTTGGCCCATGATGCGATCATCACTTTGGCGGTGTTCGTAGCTGTTGGTAAGGAAGTGAACGTGGCTATCTTGGCTGCGATCATGACTCTTATCGGTTTTTCGCTGAATGACACCATCGTGGTGTTTGACCGTATCCGTGAAACTGAAGGTCACTATCACGAAAAGGGCTATGGCTTTATTATCAATCGTTCTATCAATGAGATGTTGGTTCGTACCATCATCACTTCTGGTACAACGTTCGTATCAGCATTGTGCTTGTATATCTTTGCTGACGGTACTGTGGCTGATATTGCCTTCGCAATTTGTGTGGGTATCTTCTTCGGCACGTATTCTTCCATTTACGTAGCAGCTCCGCTGGTACTATTGATGGAAAAATTGAACGCAAAAAAAGCTTAA
- the recJ gene encoding single-stranded-DNA-specific exonuclease RecJ, which produces MNPLWKPRELLSEVQTPAKVDGQWPSLIGKILAARGFEDPKEVDKLLFPKLADLKDPTVLKGMTQALDRLGQAFLKNEKICIYADFDLDGTSGLALLKTGMLALGFPEVQHYQPKRLSEGYGFHVAAVEELHKQGVTLIITVDVGITAHPAVARAQDLGIDVILTDHHLPSETLPPAFVVINPNQGNCPSELGYLCGAGVAFYLLRGLKRYFQDHPQLPKNNWDLKEVLDYFVIGTLTDMVPLVDDNRVLVKHGLVKLAETKRAGLRALLEELDLVDRPLTSQDVAIRFAPKLNALSRMESGVLPIDIFLLDETTKARSMVREVMKNNSTRVQLQNDAEIEAQELLKEWPHKDFVFVASKSFHRGVVGLIATKLTQVYNKPAFVGSLGDDGMIVGSARLPQGQEACLVQAMGSAQDLLSRFGGHSAAAGFEIAETRVSNFIDKLSGHFSDLREKPKPLEIFYDVEAKLSEVSAGLMKWYDFVGPFGAGFSIPLIHFSSIQVISKRELKGGHLRLKVADESGQTSEALLFTPTPRQLQTLENIPGQYHILGELQWNYFAGQKTVQILIRDLKAIS; this is translated from the coding sequence ATGAACCCATTATGGAAACCGCGTGAATTGTTAAGTGAAGTGCAGACGCCCGCCAAAGTAGACGGGCAGTGGCCTTCGCTTATCGGAAAAATTCTTGCGGCCCGTGGGTTTGAAGATCCTAAAGAAGTTGATAAACTTCTTTTTCCAAAACTAGCGGATCTTAAAGATCCCACAGTTCTTAAAGGTATGACCCAAGCTTTAGATCGCCTGGGTCAGGCTTTTCTTAAAAACGAAAAAATCTGTATCTATGCTGACTTTGACCTGGATGGAACTTCCGGCTTAGCGCTATTAAAAACCGGTATGTTGGCTTTGGGTTTTCCTGAAGTTCAGCACTATCAGCCCAAGCGTTTGTCTGAAGGTTATGGTTTCCACGTTGCTGCGGTCGAAGAACTGCATAAGCAAGGTGTGACTTTAATCATCACTGTCGACGTGGGTATCACGGCACATCCCGCTGTGGCTCGCGCGCAAGACTTGGGAATTGATGTGATCTTAACCGATCACCATTTGCCATCTGAAACTTTGCCCCCTGCATTTGTCGTGATCAACCCTAACCAAGGGAATTGCCCTTCAGAATTGGGTTATCTGTGCGGCGCTGGTGTTGCGTTTTATCTTTTACGTGGATTGAAACGTTACTTCCAGGATCACCCGCAACTTCCTAAAAATAATTGGGATTTAAAAGAAGTCTTAGATTATTTTGTCATTGGTACTTTAACTGACATGGTTCCGCTGGTGGATGACAACCGCGTTTTAGTAAAGCACGGGCTGGTAAAGCTTGCTGAAACTAAAAGAGCCGGACTTCGAGCATTACTTGAAGAGTTGGATTTAGTAGATCGTCCTTTAACAAGCCAAGATGTTGCGATTCGATTTGCGCCAAAGTTAAATGCTCTTTCGCGCATGGAATCTGGCGTTTTACCCATTGATATCTTTCTGTTAGACGAAACTACGAAAGCTCGTTCTATGGTTCGTGAAGTGATGAAAAATAACTCCACCCGCGTGCAACTGCAAAACGACGCTGAAATCGAAGCTCAAGAATTACTTAAAGAGTGGCCCCATAAAGATTTTGTTTTCGTAGCTTCTAAAAGCTTCCATCGCGGGGTCGTGGGGCTTATCGCAACGAAGCTCACACAAGTTTACAACAAGCCCGCTTTTGTTGGTTCATTGGGTGATGACGGTATGATCGTCGGCAGTGCTCGCTTGCCGCAAGGGCAAGAAGCATGTCTGGTGCAAGCCATGGGATCAGCTCAAGACTTATTAAGCCGTTTTGGTGGACATTCTGCTGCCGCCGGTTTTGAAATCGCTGAAACTCGCGTGTCTAATTTTATTGATAAACTTTCAGGTCACTTTTCTGACCTACGTGAAAAACCAAAGCCGCTTGAAATCTTTTATGACGTTGAAGCCAAGCTTTCAGAAGTCAGTGCGGGCTTGATGAAGTGGTATGACTTCGTCGGACCTTTTGGTGCCGGTTTTTCTATTCCATTGATTCATTTTTCAAGCATTCAGGTCATCTCAAAACGCGAACTCAAAGGCGGGCATTTACGTCTGAAAGTAGCCGATGAGTCAGGCCAAACCTCTGAAGCCTTGTTATTCACACCGACACCTCGTCAGCTTCAGACCCTTGAAAACATTCCTGGTCAGTATCACATTCTAGGTGAGCTGCAGTGGAACTATTTTGCAGGACAAAAAACCGTGCAAATTCTTATTCGTGATCTAAAGGCAATCTCATGA
- the queC gene encoding 7-cyano-7-deazaguanine synthase QueC, protein MKSTKKVVVLLSAGLDSTVNAYEAIKHQHEVVLALTFNYGQRAAKKEIEHAAKIAAHLGVPHKVVELPWFKDFNKSSLLVESQTVPTGSAVEIDSLEKSEETARSVWVPNRNGIFLNIAAAYAEAAGAEVVIPGFNAEEAATFPDNSKEFLDRATQALWYSTSNHVTVGCFTVHLKKPDIVRLGQGLKVPWELIWPCYFAGEKWCGECESCLRSKRAFESAKVDVSSLFKG, encoded by the coding sequence ATGAAGTCTACAAAAAAAGTCGTAGTGCTTTTATCTGCGGGGTTAGACTCCACAGTGAATGCCTATGAAGCGATCAAACATCAGCATGAAGTGGTTCTAGCTTTAACTTTTAATTACGGCCAAAGAGCTGCAAAAAAAGAAATCGAACACGCAGCTAAGATCGCGGCACACTTGGGTGTACCCCATAAAGTTGTTGAACTTCCTTGGTTTAAGGACTTCAACAAATCTTCCTTGTTAGTGGAATCCCAAACTGTTCCCACGGGAAGCGCTGTAGAAATTGATAGTTTAGAAAAATCGGAAGAAACAGCAAGGTCGGTATGGGTCCCTAATCGCAACGGGATCTTTTTAAACATCGCTGCAGCTTATGCTGAAGCGGCGGGTGCAGAAGTCGTCATTCCAGGTTTCAACGCCGAAGAAGCCGCGACGTTCCCTGATAATTCCAAAGAATTTTTAGATAGAGCTACGCAAGCACTTTGGTACTCAACTTCCAATCACGTCACTGTTGGCTGTTTTACGGTGCATTTAAAAAAGCCTGACATTGTTCGCTTAGGCCAAGGCTTGAAAGTTCCCTGGGAACTAATTTGGCCATGCTATTTTGCCGGGGAAAAATGGTGCGGGGAGTGTGAATCCTGTCTTCGTTCCAAACGCGCCTTTGAGTCAGCAAAAGTGGATGTCAGCAGTCTTTTTAAAGGATAA
- a CDS encoding DUF366 family protein, which yields METLFIDKKFAYDGSQLRSLFAYLDHGLLGPSIVAWEGGCNIPFTHMVDGEDLLAKAVIQGDEMVHFIIEVFDRDLFSGVALQRLFASICKDYLQTHTKALNGKSLYRDGDDIYLDDKKLSISIATKSPVSVMIHFAMNITNQGTPVSTLSLQDLKLETKTVAEDVMNLFRSEYTKIIEATQKVRPIP from the coding sequence ATGGAAACTTTGTTCATTGATAAAAAATTTGCCTACGATGGTTCTCAGCTCCGTTCCCTTTTTGCTTACCTTGATCATGGCCTTCTTGGTCCTTCGATCGTCGCGTGGGAAGGTGGTTGCAATATTCCTTTCACCCACATGGTGGACGGTGAAGACTTATTAGCGAAAGCCGTGATTCAAGGCGATGAAATGGTTCATTTTATCATCGAGGTTTTTGATCGTGATTTATTTTCTGGTGTGGCTTTGCAAAGACTTTTTGCTTCTATCTGTAAGGACTATTTGCAAACTCATACAAAAGCTTTGAATGGAAAAAGCCTTTATCGTGATGGCGATGATATTTACCTTGATGATAAAAAGCTTAGCATCAGCATTGCAACCAAGTCCCCTGTGTCAGTAATGATTCATTTTGCGATGAATATCACGAATCAGGGAACTCCAGTAAGCACGCTAAGTCTTCAAGATCTAAAATTGGAAACAAAAACAGTGGCCGAAGATGTGATGAATTTATTCCGTTCAGAATATACGAAAATCATCGAAGCGACGCAAAAAGTCCGCCCGATCCCATAG
- a CDS encoding DMT family protein, which produces MNSAITPISLLILSNVFMTFAWYGHLKSFKDSALWVAILVSWGIAFFEYVLQVPANRIGYTQFSLPQLKIIQEVITMAVFAGFSILYMKQPLKLDFLWAGLCLIGAVYFIFRTP; this is translated from the coding sequence ATGAATTCAGCCATCACACCCATAAGCCTTTTGATTCTTTCCAATGTATTTATGACTTTCGCGTGGTACGGCCACTTGAAATCATTTAAGGATTCAGCACTGTGGGTGGCGATCTTGGTAAGCTGGGGAATTGCATTTTTTGAATATGTCTTGCAAGTCCCTGCCAACCGTATCGGCTACACTCAGTTTAGTTTGCCTCAGCTAAAGATCATTCAAGAAGTCATAACCATGGCTGTGTTTGCGGGGTTTTCTATTCTCTATATGAAACAACCTTTGAAGCTTGATTTCCTGTGGGCGGGCCTATGCTTAATCGGCGCCGTTTACTTTATTTTCAGGACTCCTTAA